The sequence below is a genomic window from Dyadobacter chenwenxiniae.
ATGTGCATTTGTTTTTTATTAAAGGAACATCGGGAAGTGAGCTGGACAACAGCCGTGATTTGCAAAAGGAATACGACAGCCTGAGCTGGAAATCGGATTTTGGAATGAAATTCATTGCCCGGACTTATCTCAATTACACGAAGTTGCAGGAAAGCTTTTCGCCGCATTTGCAGAAGTTGCTGGGTTTGGTTCGTGAAAAATATAAAACAGGCTTGCCAAAAGATCTGGTTACCGATTTTCGGGCGCATAACAAGCCATTGATGAAGTATACAAACATTGTCCAGTTCAACACGAGGGTGCTATTCCTGTTCCTTTGGCTCTTTCTGGACCAATCGTGGATTTATTTCTTCTTCGATATGTTTGTCCTTAACCCCATTCTGATTTACATGATCGTAAACCAGGAGAAAGTGAGCCGTTATTTTTATCAAAAGATTCTGACTGGAAAAACGAATGAGTTCCAAGGCGTATAAAGCCCTTTTCATGGCCGTAGGCATCCTGTCACTGGGTTATATGATCTATGGCACGGGGCCGCTTGTGATTTGGGAAAATATAAACAGGACTGGCATCTGGTTCATCCCCGTTATCGGGAGCTGGCTGGTGATTTACGTTCTGAATGCGCTGGCATTCCGGTCGATTATCCGGGAGCCGAATTTGCCGGAAAGCAATCTTTCGTTTTGGTCTGTTTTAAAGCTGACGATCTCGGGATATGCGATCAATTACATTACGCCATTTGTGGCATTGGGCGGCGAGCCTTACCGGATTTTGGAGCTGAAACCTGCATTAGGAATTCAAAAAGCCACTTCTTCGGTGTTGCTTTACAGCTTAATGCATATGTTTTCGCACGTGATTTTCTGGCTGGTTTCCATCGTTTTGATCGTCGCCGTTGTGCCTTTGAATGATATAATGCTGGTTGGATGCGGCATATTGCTGGTTACGGGACTGGTTTTGGGATATTGGTTTATCAATGTTTATAAAAAAGGTTTTACGGTAAGCACGTTCCGTCTTTTGGAAAAAATCCCTTTTGTAAAAACCAAGGCGAGGGCATTTGCATTAAAGAATTCGGAAACATTATACGAAGTCGACGACCAGATCCGCATTTTATATGCCGAAAGGAGAAACATTTTTTACCTGTCGTTGTTTTATGAATTCACGGCAAGGGTCATTGGTTGCGCAGAGATCTTTTTCAC
It includes:
- a CDS encoding lysylphosphatidylglycerol synthase transmembrane domain-containing protein, encoding MSSKAYKALFMAVGILSLGYMIYGTGPLVIWENINRTGIWFIPVIGSWLVIYVLNALAFRSIIREPNLPESNLSFWSVLKLTISGYAINYITPFVALGGEPYRILELKPALGIQKATSSVLLYSLMHMFSHVIFWLVSIVLIVAVVPLNDIMLVGCGILLVTGLVLGYWFINVYKKGFTVSTFRLLEKIPFVKTKARAFALKNSETLYEVDDQIRILYAERRNIFYLSLFYEFTARVIGCAEIFFTAHAIGLGMSLSESLIISSGSSLFANLIFFFPMQLGTREGGLALALSSVGFAAAQGIFIGIVMRIREIVWIIIGLALMSKKVKVKEEVALAE